In Bacteroidales bacterium, the following proteins share a genomic window:
- the pckA gene encoding phosphoenolpyruvate carboxykinase (ATP), translating into MSQNLISDLQKLGISNVQKLYYNLSYDELFKHETDEQLTGYEKGFVTNLGAVAVDTGIFTGRSPKDKYIVKDSETENKVWWAGAGKKGSDNKPINEEQWDYLLNIAQKQLSGKKLYVNDVYAGANHNTRLKIRVISEIAWASHFVKNMFIRPTDEELKDFEPDFILYHACKAVNPRWKEMNMNSEVFVVFHLTKKMAVIGGTWYGGEIKKGIFTVMNYFLPLKGIAAMHCSANVGEKNDTALFFGLSGTGKTTLSTDPERMLIGDDEHGWDDDGVFNFEGGCYAKCINLNPEKEPDIYHAIKRDALLENVVFDPKTGEIDFNSAAKTENTRVSYPIYHIKNIVTPVSKGPHAQTIIFLSADAFGVLPPVAILSKDEAMYYFLSGYTAKLAGTERGIIEPVPTFSAAFGAAFLPLHPTVYAQVLAKKMDEHNTKAYLVNTGWIGGAFGTGKRIDIVATRNIIRAILNGSIQHVETEKMPIFNLTIPKQLPGIDSKLLNPRNAWLDASAYDKQAKMLAIKFIENFTAFTDNDEGKRLAQFGPILKYN; encoded by the coding sequence ATGAGCCAGAATTTAATAAGTGATTTGCAAAAATTAGGTATTAGTAACGTTCAAAAATTGTATTATAATCTTTCGTACGATGAGCTTTTTAAACACGAAACCGACGAACAATTAACCGGTTACGAAAAAGGATTTGTTACTAACTTAGGCGCAGTTGCGGTAGATACAGGAATATTTACAGGACGAAGTCCAAAAGATAAATACATTGTAAAAGATAGCGAAACCGAAAATAAAGTTTGGTGGGCAGGTGCCGGTAAAAAAGGCTCCGATAATAAGCCGATTAACGAGGAACAATGGGATTATCTTTTAAATATAGCACAAAAACAATTAAGTGGCAAAAAACTCTATGTAAACGATGTTTATGCAGGGGCAAACCATAATACTCGCCTTAAAATACGTGTTATATCTGAAATAGCATGGGCATCGCATTTTGTTAAAAATATGTTTATCCGTCCTACCGACGAAGAATTAAAAGACTTTGAACCCGATTTTATTCTATACCATGCATGTAAAGCTGTTAACCCTCGTTGGAAAGAAATGAACATGAACAGCGAAGTCTTTGTGGTTTTTCATTTAACAAAAAAAATGGCAGTTATTGGTGGTACTTGGTATGGTGGCGAAATTAAAAAAGGTATCTTTACCGTTATGAATTATTTTTTACCCTTAAAAGGTATTGCTGCCATGCACTGCTCTGCCAATGTTGGCGAAAAAAATGATACAGCTTTGTTCTTTGGTTTGTCAGGAACCGGTAAAACTACATTATCTACCGACCCTGAACGTATGCTAATTGGCGACGATGAACATGGTTGGGACGACGACGGAGTATTTAATTTCGAAGGTGGATGTTATGCTAAGTGTATAAACCTCAATCCCGAAAAAGAACCAGATATTTATCATGCCATTAAAAGAGATGCGTTGTTAGAAAATGTTGTTTTTGACCCTAAAACAGGCGAAATTGATTTTAATAGTGCTGCCAAAACAGAGAATACTCGTGTATCATATCCTATTTATCATATTAAAAATATTGTAACACCGGTTTCGAAAGGACCGCATGCGCAAACGATTATATTTTTGAGTGCCGATGCTTTTGGAGTATTGCCACCGGTTGCTATTCTTAGTAAAGATGAAGCCATGTATTATTTTTTAAGCGGCTATACAGCAAAACTTGCAGGAACAGAACGAGGAATTATAGAGCCTGTGCCTACATTTTCAGCCGCATTTGGAGCCGCATTTTTGCCATTGCACCCTACCGTTTATGCTCAGGTATTAGCAAAAAAAATGGACGAACACAACACCAAAGCATATTTAGTAAACACCGGTTGGATTGGTGGAGCTTTCGGAACAGGTAAACGTATTGATATTGTTGCTACACGAAATATAATTAGAGCTATTTTAAACGGAAGTATTCAGCACGTTGAAACCGAAAAAATGCCTATTTTCAACCTCACCATACCTAAACAATTACCCGGCATCGATAGTAAATTATTAAACCCTCGAAATGCTTGGTTAGACGCTTCTGCTTACGATAAACAAGCCAAAATGCTTGCTATTAAGTTTATAGAAAACTTCACAGCCTTTACCGATAACGATGAAGGTAAGCGATTGGCACAATTTGGACCTATACTAAAATACAACTAA